One Fundulus heteroclitus isolate FHET01 chromosome 11, MU-UCD_Fhet_4.1, whole genome shotgun sequence DNA segment encodes these proteins:
- the arfip2b gene encoding arfaptin-2b isoform X3: MTDRVMSKAATMEIPINSNGDTGALAEDDSLEQDLQQVMVSGPNLNETSIVSGGYGGTAEGIIPTGSIIGPNMQHSSSSSSMTAEEATRGVAVEKYEAVKKWGLNTYKCTKQMISERFGRGSRTVDLELEAQIEVLRDTKRKYVNVLRLAKALTNHFYNMVQTQHALGDTFADLSQKSPELRDEFGYNAETQKLLCKNGETLLGAINFFVSSINTLVNKTMEDTLWTIRMYENARLEFDAYRSDLEELSLGPRDAVTMARIEAAQEQYQVHKEKYERLRSDVIIKLKFLEENKVKVMHKQLLLFHNAISAYFAGNQQQLEETLKQFNIKLRPPGADKPSWLEEQ, encoded by the exons GATCTACAGCAGGTGATGGTATCGGGTCCCAACCTTAACGAGACGAGCATCGTTTCTGGAGGCTATGGCGGAACAGCAGAGGGGATCATTCCCACTGGCTCAATCATAG GTCCCAACatgcagcacagcagcagcagctcgtcAATGACGGCAGAAGAGGCGACACGCGGCGTGGCTGTGGAGAAATATGAAGCAGTAAAGAAATGGGGCCTAAACACCTACAAG TGCACAAAGCAAATGATCTCGGAGCGTTTCGGTCGGGGCTCTCGGACTGTTGATCTGGAGCTGGAGGCTCAGATAGAGGTCCTGAGGGACACGAAAAGGAAATATGTAAATGTGCTGCGATTGGCCAAAGCGCTGACCAATCATTTTTACAACATGGTGCAGACGCAGCACGCGCTGGGTGACACGTTTGCTGACCTCAGTCAGAAATCTCCAGAGCTGCGG gatgAGTTCGGCTACAATGCAGAGACCCAGAAACTGCTCTGCAAGAATGGGGAGACTTTACTTGGTGCCATTAACTTCTTCGTGTCCAGCATCAATACATTAGTCAACAAGACAATGGAGGACACGCTGTGGACAATCAGGATGTATGAAAACGCCAG ACTGGAGTTCGATGCCTACCGGTCAGACCTGGAGGAGCTGAGTTTGGGTCCAAGGGATGCAGTGACCATGGCACGTATTGAGGCTGCACAAGAGCAGTACCAGGTTCATAAGGAAAAGTACGAACGCCTTCGTTCAGATGTTATCATTAAGCTCAAATTTCTGGAGGAAAATAAG GTGAAGGTAATGCATAAGCAGCTCCTTCTCTTCCATAACGCCATCTCGGCGTACTTTGCCGGCaatcagcagcagctggaggaaacACTGAAGCAGTTCAACATAAAGCTGAGGCCCCCGGGGGCCGACAAGCCTTCTTGGTTAGAGGAGCAATGA
- the arfip2b gene encoding arfaptin-2b isoform X1, giving the protein MTDRVMSKAATMEIPINSNGDTGALAEDDSLEQAAKLQWSLDEKVGSSRGTRDLQQVMVSGPNLNETSIVSGGYGGTAEGIIPTGSIIGPNMQHSSSSSSMTAEEATRGVAVEKYEAVKKWGLNTYKCTKQMISERFGRGSRTVDLELEAQIEVLRDTKRKYVNVLRLAKALTNHFYNMVQTQHALGDTFADLSQKSPELRDEFGYNAETQKLLCKNGETLLGAINFFVSSINTLVNKTMEDTLWTIRMYENARLEFDAYRSDLEELSLGPRDAVTMARIEAAQEQYQVHKEKYERLRSDVIIKLKFLEENKVKVMHKQLLLFHNAISAYFAGNQQQLEETLKQFNIKLRPPGADKPSWLEEQ; this is encoded by the exons GCTGCAAAGCTGCAGTGGAGCTTAGATGAGAAGGTAGGGAGCTCCAGAGGCACCAGG GATCTACAGCAGGTGATGGTATCGGGTCCCAACCTTAACGAGACGAGCATCGTTTCTGGAGGCTATGGCGGAACAGCAGAGGGGATCATTCCCACTGGCTCAATCATAG GTCCCAACatgcagcacagcagcagcagctcgtcAATGACGGCAGAAGAGGCGACACGCGGCGTGGCTGTGGAGAAATATGAAGCAGTAAAGAAATGGGGCCTAAACACCTACAAG TGCACAAAGCAAATGATCTCGGAGCGTTTCGGTCGGGGCTCTCGGACTGTTGATCTGGAGCTGGAGGCTCAGATAGAGGTCCTGAGGGACACGAAAAGGAAATATGTAAATGTGCTGCGATTGGCCAAAGCGCTGACCAATCATTTTTACAACATGGTGCAGACGCAGCACGCGCTGGGTGACACGTTTGCTGACCTCAGTCAGAAATCTCCAGAGCTGCGG gatgAGTTCGGCTACAATGCAGAGACCCAGAAACTGCTCTGCAAGAATGGGGAGACTTTACTTGGTGCCATTAACTTCTTCGTGTCCAGCATCAATACATTAGTCAACAAGACAATGGAGGACACGCTGTGGACAATCAGGATGTATGAAAACGCCAG ACTGGAGTTCGATGCCTACCGGTCAGACCTGGAGGAGCTGAGTTTGGGTCCAAGGGATGCAGTGACCATGGCACGTATTGAGGCTGCACAAGAGCAGTACCAGGTTCATAAGGAAAAGTACGAACGCCTTCGTTCAGATGTTATCATTAAGCTCAAATTTCTGGAGGAAAATAAG GTGAAGGTAATGCATAAGCAGCTCCTTCTCTTCCATAACGCCATCTCGGCGTACTTTGCCGGCaatcagcagcagctggaggaaacACTGAAGCAGTTCAACATAAAGCTGAGGCCCCCGGGGGCCGACAAGCCTTCTTGGTTAGAGGAGCAATGA
- the arfip2b gene encoding arfaptin-2b isoform X2 yields the protein MTDRVMSKAATMEIPINSNGDTGALAEDDSLEQAAKLQWSLDEKDLQQVMVSGPNLNETSIVSGGYGGTAEGIIPTGSIIGPNMQHSSSSSSMTAEEATRGVAVEKYEAVKKWGLNTYKCTKQMISERFGRGSRTVDLELEAQIEVLRDTKRKYVNVLRLAKALTNHFYNMVQTQHALGDTFADLSQKSPELRDEFGYNAETQKLLCKNGETLLGAINFFVSSINTLVNKTMEDTLWTIRMYENARLEFDAYRSDLEELSLGPRDAVTMARIEAAQEQYQVHKEKYERLRSDVIIKLKFLEENKVKVMHKQLLLFHNAISAYFAGNQQQLEETLKQFNIKLRPPGADKPSWLEEQ from the exons GCTGCAAAGCTGCAGTGGAGCTTAGATGAGAAG GATCTACAGCAGGTGATGGTATCGGGTCCCAACCTTAACGAGACGAGCATCGTTTCTGGAGGCTATGGCGGAACAGCAGAGGGGATCATTCCCACTGGCTCAATCATAG GTCCCAACatgcagcacagcagcagcagctcgtcAATGACGGCAGAAGAGGCGACACGCGGCGTGGCTGTGGAGAAATATGAAGCAGTAAAGAAATGGGGCCTAAACACCTACAAG TGCACAAAGCAAATGATCTCGGAGCGTTTCGGTCGGGGCTCTCGGACTGTTGATCTGGAGCTGGAGGCTCAGATAGAGGTCCTGAGGGACACGAAAAGGAAATATGTAAATGTGCTGCGATTGGCCAAAGCGCTGACCAATCATTTTTACAACATGGTGCAGACGCAGCACGCGCTGGGTGACACGTTTGCTGACCTCAGTCAGAAATCTCCAGAGCTGCGG gatgAGTTCGGCTACAATGCAGAGACCCAGAAACTGCTCTGCAAGAATGGGGAGACTTTACTTGGTGCCATTAACTTCTTCGTGTCCAGCATCAATACATTAGTCAACAAGACAATGGAGGACACGCTGTGGACAATCAGGATGTATGAAAACGCCAG ACTGGAGTTCGATGCCTACCGGTCAGACCTGGAGGAGCTGAGTTTGGGTCCAAGGGATGCAGTGACCATGGCACGTATTGAGGCTGCACAAGAGCAGTACCAGGTTCATAAGGAAAAGTACGAACGCCTTCGTTCAGATGTTATCATTAAGCTCAAATTTCTGGAGGAAAATAAG GTGAAGGTAATGCATAAGCAGCTCCTTCTCTTCCATAACGCCATCTCGGCGTACTTTGCCGGCaatcagcagcagctggaggaaacACTGAAGCAGTTCAACATAAAGCTGAGGCCCCCGGGGGCCGACAAGCCTTCTTGGTTAGAGGAGCAATGA